The DNA sequence CCCATACATGTTATTCATTTTGACGTtgaattaacaacaacaaaaaaagaaataaaaatgttgCTCCAAAAAACTAGCTCTTACAATCACTCATCCCGCGGTTCACCCAAATTGTAGCAGTTAACGTGTAGAAATGATGGTTCGAACTTCACCAGTGCAGTCCAGTTCCACCTCCTCCTCCCTATTTCTTAATGACTCGCCCTATCTCATCGTTTACGTCTatgtttaagaaaagaaaacaataaggTCTTTAAGGAACGGGTTAAGTTTATTTCCAAGGTTATGTTACTACTACGTTACCCATCCAattttaacttaatttaaaGGATTATTTATCGTTCTGCTTGCAAACGTCACTGAGAGAACGGAAGCCACctgaaaagattaaaaagaaTTTTGTTTAGTCCAGAGACTACTTTAGGGTGGATTCATCTGCAACATACGCGTATCTATAAAGGGGATAGAAGATagggagaaagagaaaaaggaaaggggATTGGGGGAGAAAGGGAAAGAGActctcccttccctttttcccgctttcgcgcttttctctccccccccccaaccttcccctttttgcgcctgccacgcataCTAATTTCACTCATGCCAGCGTTTTATCATCTAGTGATACAGTCCATCCAGACACAGAAATTTAGCCGCGTCATCATTCTTACCTCTTAATGTCTCCAAGAGTTAAAGAGGAGAAAGAGGCATTTACGAGAGAAAGGATCGTCCGTACACAAAATATGGCGCACGTCACTGGCAAGACAAAAAGGTAAAATATTGATATAAAGCTTGATATCTGCTTGCGCTTTATGGTCTATAGCAAGATCCATAAAGGGACATCAATGGCTCTTAGTCATAGATAAAATACTATAATACACGTATGAGAGGTAGAACTGTACGGGCGGCACCGATTTGCAATGGCGAGACGAAGGTGAGTAGACCCCTTGTAAACAGTGAGTTGAATCATCGTTTCGTGCACGGTAAGTACCCCGAAATTTTGTTACTTAGTAGGGTTTATTACGGTTACAATTCTAAAAAACCACGGTCAAATAATTTGACAGATACAAGTTGGCTTTGATGGCCTTAAATTCATAAGAGGAGATCACCCGAAGCCTCCTAGACACTTTTGCCGCAAAAGTCGCTGTTTTCTCCAGTACTCAGGAATCGTTTTTCTTCGCTTGCTGATTGATTCTAATGACTTTCGACTTCATATGACATTTCGTCAACCGCCTTTTTTATTCTCTATACAGACCAGGAGCCCATAGGTTATGAGCTCCTACTATGACCCAGGTCTTATGAGACAGCAGCCCATAACCCCGAGAGAGCAAATCCTACACTAGGTATATGTCACGGAATTTTAACAAACCGGTATATTTTTTGATACCTCGTAGAGTACTTTTTCTGAAAATGGAAGCCCTACTCCGTGAATGAGCACATACGAcgaatgaaaaaggaaaacttaagtcatgatataataataaataaaagctCCAATTTTGTGCTGACTGGTTCGTGCGACTTAAAATATAAAGGATTGGACGTTATAagttcgcgccaaaaccgttctaaaaataaaccaggCAGAAAAAACACAAGTATATGGAAGTTGCTTGCTCTGGGTTTATAGGCTCCTGGTGAGACGATAGCTTTGAGAACTAGAGATTAATATCAAGCTGAGATACCACGTACTTTGGGTCGTCGTAGCAGGTTACTTTAAGTCCTCTATTTCTTGCGTGTTTTTTAAGCATTCTAATAGAGGCAGTGTAACAACCTTTGCGTAAActgtaaaaaaatcaaatttatatCATGATATGGCATGTTGCAAAATGAGTTATAACGTAAACTTAATCTGGTAAAAGTAGCATAATTCAGTTCTGaaatgagaatttaaaaaaataccataAATGATTATAAATTATTCTGCCAGAATAAAGCATATCTTTCGTTGGAAGGAGGCGAGTGCTGCCTCCATGAAAGAGGCCAGAGATGCTGGTCAGAAAATTTGAGTGATTCCCCCGAGGAATTAAATCAAAGACTGGAGTAGGCGTGGCCTATAGCTCTATTTCAtccataaaaaaatgttatccAAAAACAGACAATTGCAACCACCAAGAGAGAATTCTCTCTTGAAACCAAGTAAAAGGTATAATAACTTGATTTACTTTAGACAAAAAAGTTGTCGGTaacgttattttttttgttttgtttttcatttctgattTCTTCTCTTCCGCCCCCGCAGTTTTTCCTTAAGGAACAGCCGTCAGCTAGCAATACCTGTAAGGCTAAAAAACTTGGCGCATCATCCCAGTAAACACCTCACTAAAGTGACACCAAAATCGGCTAGTTACACCTTATAAGACGCGTATCTGCCGTTCTTATGTGAGCCGATTTTTCCCACACACATTCTTACTGTTTTTCACCGTTTAGGGCCGTTCTTGTGAACCACTACGATCCTGAGTTCGGAAACTTTGTTCACTTGAAGATTTGGCAGCTCGTATTTGGCAAAGAAgctacaaaataaaataacgaaatttcttattatattattaatattatagaTAGCGTAATTATGTACCTTATTGTGTTCTGTTCATAAGAAAGTATGTAATCCATTGAGCCCTCTCTTGGTAAAAGTAATAAAGGAAGGAAATTGGAAAGATTTGGACCGAAAAAACCTAACCAATTCCTCTACAGTCTCCTGgtttttttaaagccattttGATTGGATTATATTCAGAGGAGGTTTATAAAAAGTGGGACTTGCGAAAGTGAATCTTCGGAACGTTTCGATGTCATTTGTCCCCAGAGTTTGTCAAAGATGTTTCAATTTTATGACCTTGGCTATTATTTTAAGGTTGAGAATTTTGAGCCTCACAGTGAATTGTAATTATTGTGATTTTTCGGAAGGTGAATCAAATATGTGGACTCAAATATGTAGGAAAATTCCCCTACCCCCGCCTTTCCCTTCTAGTTCCGTGGCCCCGGCTTAGTCAATTACATGATTTGTAAGAACTACTTGGTCGCAGGTACGATTACCTGTCTTCTCTGTAGGGAACAGGTTTTCCATTTGAATCGACCCTGGAACCATTCAGCATTACTCTAGCAATTCCTCGAGCATGTCTTgcaaactacaaaaaaaaaatataagaatTTAGTTTGTTTAAGTTATTAATTAAATGACTTGGCCCGCGGCTGTCTATAAACTTAAAGTACATTGCGTGTCTATGTAGCACCTACAGGAGCTTATAAAACTCGTTAGAACTTGTacgatgacaacaacaacaaaactttatttcaagaatttaaCTTAAGTAATTACACTGACCCGCAGGTAGCAACTGCTAATCTTGGCGGGAAAGAAGAACAAATTAATAGATATTATTTCTATTAAACACAATGTTAAGGAAACGATAACTTTAAAAGTTTGAGAGAAAAATACGAGAAAAGTTTGAGAGAAAAGTACATGATGATACTTTACCGTCGTTGACGCGAGGCCCCAGAAAGGTGTCGTATAATCACATTCACTCCAATCTGGACAGGAATTGTAGTCAATCCCATCGGAGTCTGAAGGAAACAGGTTTTCATTTCCACACCAAGTCAGTCCATTCACCGGATACCTGCAAGAGGTTTTAGACGTAAAACGTACATAATTGGTAATTATTATCACGAAACTCTTGCCTACCTACAATGTAACAAACTCACGTAGAGGATGAGTTGGTCTGACAGTGTCTTGTGACCAACTCTCTCAGATGAACTGATCCTGAGGCAGTCAGAGGGGGCTCAATAGATCTCTAAGTATTGAAATGAATGGTTGAGCCTGCCATAGGCTATAGTAATCTTATACACAAATGAAGAAATGGTAATAATCAGTTACGTATTCTGTTTTATATTGGATCATCCATCTTGAGCCCCCGATGAAAGTTAGGAGGCCAACAGTTTCCTGTCAGTCAGTGGTGTTGGCCAGCTAACGTGGACAGCGAAGAGTGAGGCTGGTAAGGAGGTGGCGTGGCCAAGTGTTAAGAACGCTGGACTTGTAACTCAGAGGTCCCCAGTTTAAGTCCCGCCCTGACAGCTGCTGGATTTGGTAGTCCCGAGTTTGAATCCTCGACTACGTTTGTAAATACTGAGCCGGCTGGTTTGCCACAGGAtctccggccagttgggattcgcTTAACTCTGTTACGTTTGATTTCAATTATTTATCTCAGGCATTcgctcggccccactagcattaaAGCTGTAAATACTATAACTAACTTAACGAAGAATGTCTGAACTCAGGCCTGCACTTTTTTAGAAGTCGATCATTGAAAGTAAAATAGGTCAGGGTTTCCTTGAGAGTTTTGGCTAAAAACCTATCACTGCCGTGTATGCTATTAGGAATAGACTGATCTGGCGGGGACAGACCCGATTTAGTAGTGAAATTCTCTTTTCGACTGGACCGTGGTCTGGCCTTCCAGTTATAACCAACTGTAAGCGCTCCTAAAACTACtgtttagactgttcacagtcccctgtTGTTTCTTAAGATCGTAAGGAGCGAGTGCTTACCGGTACGAGCGTtcatcttggtttcatatgtaccgagggggcgggcaaGAGAACAATGCCAAGccctcgatctcgacgatcttacggaaaaataggggactgttaacaatctaaaaacGCCTAAAGCCGTCTGCAATGTTATGTTTTAAACATGAAGCTGATTCTTACCCGGCCAAGGTATCTTCTAGAGTTGTATATCGATCACCGGAATCAGAATAGACATGCGCAACTTTGTATGTACCAGACCAGAACAAACTCTGAAGAAAAGGCAAGGATATATTTTGACGCTGATCTTCTTCGGAAAGAAGATCGGTCTCAACATAGAAAAAAGGCATGATTTCAAGTGAAAACCACGTCACATAGCCAGGGTGGTTTTCTTATGACTGTGTCCCACATATGCTACCATGCAAGACGTTACCACTATGGCTTATTAGACCTTAAAGTTAGCTGGTTTACTCACTACTTGACTGTGCTTTTAACCCCTCAATCGTATGTACTATAACTATGGAATTATTTGAACGAGTAGAAAGGCGGTAAGTTAGGGGTAACGTTGTGTAGAGCCCTCTAATATTCTCTCTGAATAGAATTAAACCAGAGGCAACTCCCTCCCGTTTTCAACTAGTATGCAGATGACTCAACATCATCGCACCAGTGCGGCTGTAAGAAGACTGACACTTGACAATGAGTTGAGGATTTTTCGAATATGGCTGTGTATTTGAGAAATATATTGCTCAAACCGATTATAAGTGGTTCGCTATACCAGTCATGATCAGAAAATGGACAAGTTTTTTCCTATTTCTGGGCCAAGTGTTCTCTTATACTGGTGCTATTTGCACACAAACATTGCAGGGAAAGTTTTCATTACTCCGGTACTTACCCTACTCCTTTGAATGCAAAATACTTTTTCTGTAACTTtcaatattattaattaaaaaatctTTCCCCACCgttttttgattggcttaataATCGGCTAATAAAGCCCATTTCACAGTTACaggtgaaaacgaggctgggaTTGACCTTATTTAGATTCAAGGTTTGTTTACCTCGATAACACCCTCCTAGACCGCaccattcaataattgttaattatcagCCTTTCTTGTTATCATCAGTACGGTTTACGTTTTTCATGTAGTTCGTTGTGTCCCCTTAGGTATTATCAGGAGCCGGCTCCTGgtgctatgttttttttcacagtttgcATTTATATAATTACGTCACTCGTTGTTCGCCATTCCGTATACTGCTTGCGCACTCTAAGCTCTTATTTGTACTTTACCAGTTTGGAAGCTATTATTGCCGTATACAGTTAGAAACCGTGTGTAAACGTACCTGAACTGATTAGATTGTTTCTAAAGTTTCCGAAATAACAAATATTTCTAACTCAAAACATTGTATCACAATCAGGGATTTGACTGAAACGGACGTTTGTTTAATTTACACTCCCCTGTAATAAAATACATTATCTGAGAGAAACTCCACCCTTCTTCAGCAAGACACTTGTCAGTTTTTCTAACCTTTGTAAGTTCTTGCATTCCAGTTGCATCAAAGAACGGCTGGTAATCATCGAATGCTAGGGTACACGGATTCTTATAAGCAAAGGCTTGATGAAAGGCCTCCCAGATCTCATTACAGTCTTTCCAGTTATCTGCTTCAGGACCAATAGTATTCAATTGATACTCGTAGCATCTTCCTAGtacaatttctttgattttcgGAGTGGAGCCCTCGCCCGCAACACTCAATTCAATGGTGGTAAAAAGAAAGAGTGATCCAGCCACAAATAGGAAACTCATCTCAGCGGTGTATCAGTGTTTGCTGCAATGAAAACCATAAAATTCGTCGTTTTCACATTACCCTCAATAGACCTTGTTAACCcccaaattttgaaattttgcataagaattGCCTTGCATTTCTCTTGGAATGACtttaatacccaggagaaatcgAAAACAAAAGGCGGTTGTGACAATGTAACATCGACCCAAGGGAGGTTTTGTGTCCAGCGATTTTAGTGAAGACAAGGGCTTGTGGGCGTTGCTCACTCTCGAGGGCTCACAAAACCTCTCTCAGGTcgatcttattttgtatttaaacgcttttgattttttttttgcaggagatggggcgggggggggggggggtaaccaAGGTGCATTATTGGCAATGTGAAAATGATGAATAGACCAATAGACTTTTTTAGCTTgcctattttgttttttccaatAATGACTATAGCTACGTGATGTTCTCTAGGGAATatgtcttttgtcttttcttgAACTATGCATACATATGCTCGTGAATTAACGTGCATGGGACGACATTTGAAGAGAAACATTTTCTCTAGGGTAACATCAagtggtctgaaatgggaaaacaaaacttactgGCTAAAGGTCTATTTCGATAAATTcataaaattcatacttggctgtgAGGTTTAAGGGAATATAGTAATTAAGAAATGCGTCATCTTATCCCTGGACCTTAAGgtcatttcctttgtttttgtttttttttccaagcctCGCAGCTAAGTTTGAATTTTACATGGAAATTGATCCATTGGCTTGGATAAGTGGATAACTTGAAGCCACCCTAATGCCCTGGTAACACATTCCTCAGCCCCTCATAACGTCGCCtaagaaatataaaataaaacattcatGTTTCGATTCCATGTGGTTAAAGAAAGATTTTTTCACTGTTGGGTTACGCAAAAGATATAGGCGTATTACAATAGGCCCGTATTACGCTGCGTACAGTGTAAAACGTACATTAATCTCGCCATTATTGACTTCCAGAGAGATGGAAATTCAAAGTTAGGTACtggtaaatcacttttttgattttgaaaatggTTCATTGAGGCAATATGAAATTAGTATGCACATATACCTACATAATGGAATGATAAAGGCGCCTCAGTGAAAAAGGAttctgaataaaagaaaaataaagggaacttaaaataaaaaaaaataaaaagatgcgTCTCCTTGAGGGACACAAACCAAAGCTTCCCAAACTATGATTTATTGTGGCTTGCTTACCCACTGTGCCCAATTATAAGGTTAAAAGTTTCGTTTTGAGTTTTTCTGTGAAAACATTTTCCGTGTGTTTTGGCCCATAGATACTTTAACTTTTACTTGTGGGTGGGAGGCCGAGTATACCCCTGGCATTTCCAGGAGGATACGCACGGTACGCACATGCATACCTGTAAAAAGTCGAGGGTAAAGAAGTGAAATTTTTTATGCCTCGTAGTTTAAAGGACGTGAAAATAAACACACGATGGTCAATTATTCTTACTATGGTCAAGCTTGAGTGCGGTTCCAGTGAAATTCATCCACATTGAGCAAGTTGGAAATAAACGCAATAAAGTTTGCAACAACCTGAATTCGTTTTAATAGGGGCAGGAAAATTGGTGAGGTAAgcgtacctctgaaaaaatcctggctacacctctttttttttctgttaattttaTCCCTAATAATCCAGTACCGTTGCGATGAATTTTTCCCGCAAATTACCCCGTGTTAGAATTTAAATCTGGCTCCAACTTAAAGATATTTAATCATAACTCTGTTTCAGTATAAGTAACATTAGTCTTACACAGTAAATTTCGTAAGTTGATATAGTACCCTTTGAAGCATACCTGAAATTACAGACATGTACGAGTAAATAGAGGTCAACTTTTTAAGAAATAAAGTGATTTTTTCCAAGTCTCGGAATCTAGAAACTTTGTTATTATAGGCGTTTACTTACAATGTTCTTGCCTAGCCTTTTCCTTTCTTCAAAGGTGACGTGTGCGCAtttgaaatgaaaggaaaataattgtAGCTTAAATGTAAAAGCAATTTAAAATCCTAAATAAGGTAATACATTGCTTTTCTCTTATTGGCCATGCCCTGGATGTGAATGCTTATTAAATGGATAGCATATTTTTGTCGGATTCGAAAGCTAATATGCAGTTGTGACACGTAGATATATCTTTTTTAGCAACTacgataatttgcagtctgtctactttgagtTTGAAATGTTAATTAGAAGTAGAAAAGATACAGAAGTTTTAGCTTTAAGACACCATATAGTGTTTCTTTATTATATACCAGTAATTTCAGTTATTTAATTATTGGACTGTCCAGGAGCAATCCTGGAATTTCATGATACCTGGAGGTTAATACCGGATATATGTACAGCTTTTTTCCCTGTAGAGACTTTTTTGCATTTGAAACAGCCGCTGTGCTATTTGTAAACTTGACGCTGTAATAGCTACAGCATCAGACAAAAATTTGCgtgctagcaagctctccatttatggCGAGCGAAGCCGCACTCGCGTCTCCTTTCGCAAgctgctctcgcgtgacttctcgcgactcctCCAATGGTTAGCTTGCTAGCCGAGCTAGACAAATATCACTGGACCAACCTCGTGTTGGGACGCTTCCACGGAACGCCTCTGCGCGGCGCCTTCTGTTCCTCCCTTTGGGAGGGCGAAAGGACAATAATGTCGGGTGTCCCAACCATGATTTTGACTGATACAATAGttttctattgatttttttaaatcgatTTTTGAGAAACGagtagagaccttaagatcgaggttttTCGCATTTCCCGCGAACCGCAAACGccaagaagtcacgtgaccaggaCCTTGCTgtcaggtttgcggtttgaggttcacgtttgTACGGCTAGATCACTCTCTAGAGGTAAGTGGTTTACCGCAAGGTTTTTCTCTGTGTAAAACATCACAATCCCACTTTTGAGATAAATACTCCTTTTCAGAGTTCTTTCGCTAATTAATTATTGaactatttttcatagaaaCGTAACTTTGAAGACGATTTCTCATCGACAATAGAAGTGAAcgaatgaataaaaacaaacatggcagccgCGAATCTTAAGTCCTAAATATGGGCAGACGGATAACGTGAAACCGCAAAACGCAAACCGCGGATTGCCGCTTGCGGTAAGATGGCTAAACTTCGATCTTATGGTCTCAAGTATTCATTGTTTTCAGTCACTTTcttgaaatttaattttcttcagACAAAGATTAAAAAACTTTTCTCATTTACTAACTGACAGCAATCTTATATGAGGGCGCAGATCACCTTCCAGATcggaatttaaaaaaacaaacgaacacaCAATGGAAACAATATTTGGAAAGGGAAGTGAGAGTCAGAAGAAGACGATTCAGATCAATCTGTAATAAAAGTTGCTAGGTCAACGCTAAGCCGGGATAAACCCCTAATTAAAGGAGCACAATGTCACCCTAATATACATGACAGAGAAGGTCATTCTTTCTTTCACGAACAACTGAAACACCCAAAGcaatttgatttaaatttaaCTGAAAAGTATTTTGTAAGTCTTATCGATCGTCTAAGACCGTTTTATTCTaaagaaaacattaatttactttcttttttgaggGTGGTGTAATGTATACTCTAAGGAACAAAAATAGGAAATAGGGCTTGTTATTTTATTGCTAAAAAAAGTTAAGATGACAATACTCAATATGAACGAACCGCTTTTGACATTTAGTTGCATATGGGATAAGATCCCCTCTTGGAGTTTCGCCTTGGTATATATATTTTCTTCGATATAGTAAAAAGGAAATCTCGACTTGTTAGTTAAATACGCCTTCTTTGCAGGCTCGGTGAATCACAAAAATTTGCGTGGTTAAAATATATAAGCTTATTAATGTGTCATTCAGATTCTACTTTGTGGGATCGAGGGTTGTCTATTTAGGGTGTTCGCCCAAGGGCATACTGTTGATCAACATGAACATTTCACAAGTTTCCAGCAAACGAAAACAGCAATTATCTATCTGAGATCTTCTGAGTAAACCTATTTTGTACTGCTCCTATGTTTGATTGTTCTCTTATTTGGATTTTTCTCTTATTTGGATAagagcaagagactataaaggggacagagagggcatcccccatatacaccctattccataggtaattcgtctcgagttatttttaacaccacagatctcaagggggattagacaacagccaatcacatagcgcgaatgtgttccgcgtggatgacccacgctgagagccacgcgtccttcacgaaatgacgcagaacaaaatggggtaAGACgtggagagcgattttgctattccttttgtcgacgaaaacgactacagcgagatttctgcgaaagctgtgtcagcgaaaccgaaattaaaaaagaatcgcccttcctctcttgtatagagctaacagtagagcagggaaatccttaacacactgaatattctctcaggatcatttataatttacagtttgaagagagcaatttctggtttgatgtttatttttttcagtctttatagcgattattcctacccacttactttgtcaattgtaggcgaaccctcctaaagctgaatttcaagggaccatattcaagctcagaaagagaactaaaatttcgtcgttgcttatttacgtcctccataaaacgcgaaattaggcattttcacgtcgtagtcgtgcaaaaaccggaaagaaatgaacaaaaaagtgtgttgcacgtgcgaagttgttgttttgctaactaaacctattgttttttgacgttctggttgtcgtccgcgtcgttggatcttaaactccctaaattgtacaaacgaccgatttcaatagaccggcgaaatttctcattttattaaagcactgaggttacgacaacttcgagttaaactgatttcaggggttgtcaaagagtccagcgattcctttttcccaggtgagcgccgactcatttcgcttcaatattcaggaatgctctcgatctttttacgctttcattgcctctcgcccgacatgttttgcacggcggttggtcatgcgaaacctctaCGAAACATCCActcctcgcgcgaggtaactttatcccgattctaaaaatacctcgagacgaattacctatggaatagggtgtatatgggggatgccctctctgtcccctttatagtctcttgataaGAGACAATGCAAGTGAAGAAATGCTGCAAAGCAAGAAAAATGATCACCCCGCTTACAGAATTCGAAATACACTAAAAAATAACATATGGCCTCTCATTTCATTGGATCTGAAACCCCGTGCAAAGCTAAGTAACATCTAACAATGTTGCCGGTGTACGTGCAAGCGGACGTAACAACTCCCAACCATCACCGCTTGTGTCTGTTGCACGGGCCTTCAGTTAAGGTGTACCATCGATAAGCGCTACATAAAAAGGTGCAtgcaataaataaatgaataataccggtaatgataatgataataataatgataatactactactactactactactactactactactactactactactactactactactactactactactactactactactactactactaataataataataataatagtaataataataataataataaccttttatTGATAATAAAACTAACTATcaaaacctatttacaattaatttcgctgaagaagaaaaaatatatatgtatttagtcaaagcactatttacaagtcattttatttcataagcTCCTGttcatttcgattaaaaaatttttaacaataacaataataataataataacaataaaacattCATTCAACCGGCCTAAAAAGCAATGAGCAACCAGCTCTTTGATTGTTATGCTGAAGTATATCCCTGGGCCTTCATGCGCAAGCCTCTCTCAGTGGGTTATAATGGTGTTGGATAACGGGCTTCTCTGATTCCctcccatccccccccccccaccaccactcACCCTGACCTGCCTTGAGAAGCTCGTTGAATGTCTTTTCTTGTTCCCAAACAAAAGCTTCCACCATGTTTGTATACCACATACTAGTCCAATCTTGTTGACCAACTGCATAACACAACAATACGTGCTCCTGATAACACAAATTGTCAATAGAATCTACATAGCAGCAGAGTTTTATGAGTTTTGAACTGGTTCAAACTTATTAAAGCGCAGGCATCAGCTGAGGCATCAAtgctcaggggcacccaatggatctgttcctcaaaatatctgttctccAGGGAAATTTTTGTTGGCTGGgagatttggaaaaaataatatgtccttggaaggaaagtgttgttgGGAAATAGACAATTCATGGTGTCTGAAGGGATTTGATGTCTAGAACAGCTGCTATGTACTATTGtcagaacccccccccccccccccacggaagAGGCGAATGTCGCCCTTGGGCCACACCCAATTTCCTATCGAAACCCCCCCTCCACCACTGAGGGGCTGAATTATGCCTTGTGACCACACCCAAACTTGGCCAGTAATGTCTGGACATACGTTTGCTGGGAGACTTcgcagtaagtcaggttgcaggttgtaggtGCATCTTAGCTTGTATTCCGTTGTTGCTCACTATTTTTAAATCATTTG is a window from the Porites lutea chromosome 10, jaPorLute2.1, whole genome shotgun sequence genome containing:
- the LOC140950849 gene encoding ADP-ribosyl cyclase/cyclic ADP-ribose hydrolase-like, translating into MSFLFVAGSLFLFTTIELSVAGEGSTPKIKEIVLGRCYEYQLNTIGPEADNWKDCNEIWEAFHQAFAYKNPCTLAFDDYQPFFDATGMQELTKSLFWSGTYKVAHVYSDSGDRYTTLEDTLAGYPVNGLTWCGNENLFPSDSDGIDYNSCPDWSECDYTTPFWGLASTTFARHARGIARVMLNGSRVDSNGKPVPYREDSFFAKYELPNLQVNKVSELRIVVVHKNGPKRLRKGCYTASIRMLKKHARNRGLKVTCYDDPNDVRHILCTDDPFSRKCLFLLFNSWRH